In the Williamwhitmania taraxaci genome, GATGCACATCCTATTTTCAAGTATCTAAAGAGTGAACTGGGTGGTTGGTTTGGAAGCAAGGTTAAGTGGAACTTTACCAAGTTTCTTCTCGATGCAAATGGTAAACCCGTAAAACGCTTCGCGCCAATGACAAAGCCGGAGAAAATTGGAATATATTTGGAAAAGATGTTGGGTTAATAATCTGGTTGAGTTTTCTTGTGACTCTATTCTATCACATTAACCTTGGTAGCAGAGCGAATGGCTTTGTTGCCAAGGTTAAAATAGAAAACTTTTTAGTGCTTCCTCGTTTCTATTGGACAATCGACTTTAATCATAACACTTCATGGCAATGGAATATGATCAGCTGAAGCTGAGCAACCAGCTTTGTTTTCCGGTGTATGCCGCTTCGCGATTAATTACGCGTGAGTATCAGCCCTATCTCGATAAAATGGGAATTACGTACCCTCAATACTTGGTGCTCTTGGTGCTGTGGGAAACCGACGGCCTTTCGGTTAATGAAATTGCACAAAAGTTACTACTTAACACCAACACGGTAACTCCGCTGCTTAAGCGGATGGAGATGCAGGGAATTATCTCCCGTAACCGTTCCGAAAACGATGAGCGAAAGGTGATAGTTCTACTAACCGATAAAGGGAAAGATATGCGCATAGAGGCTTCCTCTATTCCCGAAAACCTTGCTGCTGGAATGAACAACGAATCCATGAAGATGGAGGATCTTGTTGATTTGAGGGATAAGTTGAATATCCTTATCACTTTTCTTTTGGCAAAGAACAAGGCGATTGAGTAATTACCTAATAGGGTAGACTCTTGCAAAATAAAGAGCCGATCCCCATGAAAAAGGACCGACTCTCAGTAAATAAGTGCTTGCGGCGGTTATTTTATTCTATATAACAGGCTTTCGCTCAGCGTTACGACCTGCTTGGAGAAGATACTGCTTTCGTAAGGTCTCTATTATGGTGAATACTATTGCAAACTCGGGCTTTGTTCCTAGGCGAGCATTCACATATACGTAGTCGCACAGCAGGTCGTATTCCTCGCAGATTTGGCCACGTAGCTCTCGGGAATCAGTGATGTCGCGCTCCATATCGGCAGTGATACACTCGTTGTATTTCAACCAGATGGTTTGGTTGTCCTTTTTTACTTGGGCGATGCAGCTACGCAAGCCCAGAAGAGCAACCGGTGCTAAGTAGTTTGGCTTTTCGAGATGACCAATAATGTTGTTGATTATACTTGTTTCCTCGTCCAAACTAAGCGAATGGAGGTTGTCGTGGGGCTTGAGCAATGCGTCGATGTACGTTATTTCCTTTATTATGGCAGGATCGAGCGAAAGGTCATGCCCTCTTAATGCCTTCATAAATGCCCGTATGCTGTTGCTTCGAATTTGGTCGAGGGCAGTTAACTCTTCGGTATAGGCATTCTTATGCATGCGTAACATCACTGTATCGAAGGTGGTGGTTGAACCCAGCAGCATGGCAACAAGTGTTTTTAGCTGTTGGTCGGTTAGTTCTGTTTCGCCGAGGTCGCGGATGCGGTCGATTTGCGATTTCAAGAACTGACTAAAATCGAGGTTACCCAAGCCTTGCAGTGGAGATGCTGAAAATTTCAGTTTTTTCATACAATGATATTTTTAGGTTCTTGCAATGAATTATGGTATTAATTAGTAACACTGTTGAAGTTCGTCCATGGAGTTTTTTTGGATGAACCACAAAGGAGGCGGATGTGTCACGGTTTCTCTTGCAAAGAGATCGCGAGGAAGGAGTTGCTGGTTGGTATTGACGCGGAATAGGAGAGCTGTGGATTGGTCGAAATTTTCTGGTGAGAAGATGTCGCAGCCCAAAGGTGTAATCATTGAGGTTATTTTGGTAAAGTATTGGAGCGATGATTTGATATTACAGCTGTTGAGATGAAATCCCGGGGAAAGGAAATCTACCCAACAGCTGTTTTTGGAAAAAAACCGAGCCGCGATTTGTTCCCAATAAGATTTTTGACAAAAGTAAAACAGTCCGTTTTCCGGCCAACGTTCGAACAATAGGATGACACTTGGCACCAGTTCGCTGTTCATGGTAGCAGGCCTTTTGTGACTTATATATGGGTCATGTTTCATAATTGACTTATAGTTACATCAATCAAGCAAATCTGATTCGGCTCACTTTCTATAGAGGTTATCTCAATCACTAATTTTCATGGAGAATAGATGCCCTCTCACTTATATATGCCAAAAAAGCCCATTTCGTGACAAGCTATTTTGGCCTATTTTGGTAAAAGGCTTATTATTTGTGATGAATGCAAATATTGTAGTATGCAAATGTTTCGAGTCGGTAATTTGAAGATGACGTGATTGTAGATGTGCTGTATGCAAAGGAATCTTAGTTGTTTATAAAGTGACTGTTTAATACCAACAAAAAGCGCCACTCCAATCGGAGCAGCGCTTTTCAACTTATAACTCTTTTGATAGAATTACTTTTCGGCGTATAGTTTTGCAATGTTTACGATTACCTCGGTGGCCTTCACCATCGATTCGAGCGGAACATACTCAAACTTTCCATGGAAGTTGTGACCGCCTGCAAAAATATTGGGGCAGGGAAGACCCATGTAAGAAAGGCGAGCGCCGTCGGTGCCACCCCTTATGGGCACTACCTTTGGTTCTATCTTGGCCATCTCCATTGCCTTGATGGCGGTATTCACAATATGCATGTGTGGCTCTACCATCTCACGCATGTTGAAATATTGATCCTTCATTTCGAGGGTGGCAATGGTAGCGCCGTAGCGCAGGTTTATTAATTGTAGGATGTTGGTAATTAACTCCTTTTTGCTTTCAAACTTGGTGCGATCGTGGTCGCGAACAATATACTGAATGGTGGCGTTTTCAACGCTTCCTTCCATGTGTACAAGATGGTAGAAGCCATCGTACCCGGTGGTAAACTCGGGGCGCTGGTTTACTGGCAGCATGGCGTTAATTTCCATTGCAACCAGCATGGCGTTAATCATCTTGTCCTTGGCATAACCCGGGTGGATGTTGCGGCCTTGGATTGCGATTTTCGCGCTGGCGGCGTTAAAGTTCTCATACTCCAATTCGCCTATTTCGCCACCATCCATGGTATAGGCAAAATCGGCTGCAAAGCGCTTCACGTCGAAGTGATCCACACCATGTCCAACCTCCTCGTCGTGGGTAAAGCCAATGCGGATATCGCCATGCTTAATTTCCGGGTGTTTTAGGAGGTAGTCCACTGCAGTCATAATTTCGGCAATACCGGCCTTGTCGTCGGCACCAAGGAGCGTAGTCCCGTCGGTGGTGATAAGGGTTTGACCCACGTATTCCTTTAGTTCAGGGAATTCCTGGGTGGTCATTGTTAGCTTGGACTCCTTATTAAGCACAATGTCGTTGCCCTTGTAGTTTTCAATGATTTGGGGCTTAATGTTGGCTCCGCTCATGTCGGGGCTGGTGTCCATGTGCGCTAGGAATCCAATTACGGGAACTTTGTGGCTCACGTTCGATGGGAGAGTGGCCATGATATAGCCAAACTTATCTACGTTCACATCCTTAAGGCCAAACGCCTTTAGCTCCTCTACAAGCAGGCGGCCAAGGACGCGTTGCTTCTCGGTACTAGGGTAAACGGTTGCTGTATCGTCGCTTTGGGTATCAATGCTTACATACCGCAGGAAACGTTCTAATATTTCGTTTTTCATTCTTGATAAGTTTAAAGGTTGTTGGTTAAAGGTTAAAAGACGGTTTGTGCTAAGCTTGTCGTTTTTGAAGTGTTGATTGGCATGCTTAACCAAATGAGAATAAACAGTTCTATTCCAATTTTGTCATCTTTTAACCTTTAACTTTTAGCAAAATTATTCCTCTTCTGGTTTTGCCTTCATAGCGCTCCAAACTATGTAGCCGCCAATTACAGCGAGCATGAATGCTCCTAACCAAATGGCTGCATTGCTATCGGCCCAAGCAGCATTAATAAAGTTGTGGCTCTCCTTAATTTGGTGAATTGCCTCGCTCGTAGCACCGGTTCCAAGGGCTTCAATTTCGCTATCAATAGTCATACTTTGCTTAAACTTGATAACTGCAGCAACAACACCCATTAGGGCACCACCGGCAATAAATCCAGATGCAAGCAACGTTCCCTTTTCTTTACGAGCAGTATTCAACTTTTCGTTTTTGCTACGGGTAGATACAAACCAGGCCAGTGCACCACCAATAAGTAGCGGGGTATTGAGCTGAAGCGGGATAAACATACCCAAGGCAAATGCAAGAGCGGGAACATTGAAGTAGGCAAGTATTAATGCGATTCCTGCTCCAATGCCATACAGTATCCATGGTGCCGATTGACCCATCATTAGTGGTTCGATAACGGCGGCCATAGCATTGGCTTGGGGTGCTACAAGGGCATTTTCACCAACAAATCCGTAGGTCTTGTTTAATACCATGATCACACCTCCAACGGTGGCTGCCGAAACAAGGGTTCCAAGAAACTTCCACTTTTGTTGAACCGAAGGGGTCGATCCAAGCCAGTATCCAATCTTAAGGTCGGTAATAAATCCTCCGGCCATGGCAAGGGCAGTACAAACGACACCTCCAATAACCAAGGCGGCTACCATGCCTGCAGTTCCGGTTAGCCCGGTAGCAACCATTACTAATGACGCGAGGATAAGGGTCATCAAGGTCATTCCCGATACAGGGTTTGTTCCAACAATAGCAATGGCGTTAGCGGCAACGGTGGTAAATAGGAATGCGATAATTGCTACCACAAGAAGACCAACAACGGCGTATAAAAGATTGTGCACTACACCAAATTGGAAGAATATAAATACAATGGCGAGAGCTACAAATAGACCTATGGCAATGAATTTCATGGAGAGGTCGCGCTCAGTTCTTCTAACCTCTTTCTTTACCTCTGTTTTGCCTGATAGCTCATTGGCGGCAAGTCCAAAGGCACTCTTAATAATATTTCTGGAGCGGAAAATACCTATGAGACCAGCCATTGCGATACCACCAATACCAATGTGGCGAGCGTAGGTAGTAAATATAAGTTCTGGCGACATTTGGCCTACCATCATGGTGGTGGAACCGGTAAAGTCAATTACCATTCCACCGAATAGCAGCGACATGAGCGGGATAATGATAAACCATACGAATAGCGAGCCAAAGGTAATGATGGCGGCATATTGTAGTCCGATGATGTAGCCAAGGCCTAAGAGCGCTGCTCCAATGTTTACCTTGAAAACTACCTTAGCTTTTTCGGCAATAACCTCTCCGTAGGGGATAACTCGTGAAGTAAAATTCTCATTCCACCATCCAAAGGTGGATACAAAAAAGTCGTAAAGACCTCCGATTAGACCGCTTACCAAGAGGAACTTGGCTTGGTTTCCACCTTTTTCGCCTGAAACGAGTACCTGGGTGGTTGCCGTAGCCTCAGGGAAGGGGTATTTTCCGTGCATATCCGAAACGAAATACTTACGGAAGGGAATAAGAAAGAGAATACCTAGAATACCACCAAGAAGCGAACTCATAAAGACTTGCATAAAGCTAACAGAGAGTTCAGGATACTTAGCCTGAAGAATATAAAGTGCCGGAAGCGTGAATATAGCTCCTGCCACAATTACGCCCGAGCTGGCACCAATCGATTGGATAATTACATTTTGGCCTAGGGCGTTCTTTTTCTTACTAAGATTCGATGCGCCCACCGCGATAATGGCAATTGGAATGGCGGCCTCAAATACCTGTCCTACCTTGAGCCCAAGGTATGCGGCTGCTGCCGAGAATAGGATAGCCATGAGCACGCCCATAATTACTGAGTAAGGTGTCGCTTCCAAGTATTTTTGGTTGGGCGACATGATTGGCTCGTAGGTTTCGCCCGGTTTTAGCTCACGTTGAGCATTCTCGGGAAGACCCTTCGTTTTCTCAATTTGATCCATTTGGTGTAAGGTTTAGTTATTAGGTTTTATTGGTTTTTTGATGCTGTTTTATTCTCCAATCCGACTCGTCTTCTTTTTTAAGGTTTAAGCAGAGTCGGAGGGAAATGTATCGTTTTTTTTTGCCTAAAATAGTTGGTTCACTTCGCTCTTGAGGTAGTCAATGGCAGGGGAAACAGGGTTCACCTCATGCTCAACAAGTTTCACAAGAATCTTTCGGGAAAGAATGATTCCGGGGCTTTCGGGCGAAATCTCATCCATTGCCGTGCTAATGATGTTGAGGAGGTTGGCCCTTGCACTTTTCACTGCCTCCCAGGCCTGTGCGCTCACATAGAGCTGTTGTGAGAGGTTGTGGTCAAATTCGGCACGAATGGTATCCATTAGTGCTTTTTCCAACTCCTTGGCCTTCATTTCGGGACGATGAATGCGCACGATAAGGTTCTCTGGCGAAACGCGCTCAAGGAAGAGAATCAATCTTTCGTATGCTCTCAGCCGTATGGGAACGATCAGTTTTTGGTTATTCAGGAGGATTTCCTGCTTATGCCGATTATGCTCACTTTCAATGATTTTTTTGAAAGAGAGGTAGGAGGAGAGGTAAACTATTATTGCCGGGATGGCAACTAAGAGCAGTGTGTATAGTGGATCCATAGCATTTTTTTATGCAAATAGAGTAATAAATAGAATAAAAACCTAATTTTATTCTTAAAATTGCAAACGTTTTCGAAACCTAACTCTCAACAAATCATGGACATAGTTTCTAACCGTCTAAAGAAGCTTTCAGTCTCGCAGACCCTTGCGATGTCGCAGAAGAGCAAGGACCTTAAAGCCCAAGGGATTGACGTGATCGACCTTAGTGTTGGAGAACCCGATTTCAATACTCCAAACCACATTAAGGAGGCGGCAAAAAAAGCGATTGATGAAAATTACACATTCTATTCGCCGGTTCCTGGTTTTATGGACTTGCGCGTGGCAGTTGCCCGTAAGTTTAAAGTTGAGAATGGTTTAACCTATGCTCCCGAGCAAATTGTGGTTTCCAATGGTGCAAAGCAATCGCTTACCAATGCCATTCTTTCGCTAGTAAACCCAGGCGACGAGGTAATTGTTCCTGCCCCTTACTGGGTTAGCTACGTCGAACTGGTAAAAGTAGCCGATGGAATACCGGTAGTAATTAAGGCCTCACTGGCCAATGATTTTAAAATTACTAGGGCGCAGCTTAAAGCGGCAATAACCCCCAAAACAAAGATTTTGATCCTCTGCTCCCCATCGAATCCTACAGGAAGCATCTATTCCAAAGCGGAACTGCGGGAAATTGCAGAGGAGGTTGCGTTGCATCCAAACCTCTTTATCATTGCCGATGAGATTTATGAACATATTAACTTTGTAGGAAAACACGAGAGTATTGGCCAGTTCGATTTCATATTCGATAGGGTTATTACTATCAATGGTGTTTCCAAAGGGTATGCAATGACGGGATGGCGCATTGGGTTTATGGCCGCCAACAAGGAAATTGCGCAAGCCTGTATCAAACTACAGGGACAGACCACCTCAGGGG is a window encoding:
- a CDS encoding MarR family winged helix-turn-helix transcriptional regulator, with product MAMEYDQLKLSNQLCFPVYAASRLITREYQPYLDKMGITYPQYLVLLVLWETDGLSVNEIAQKLLLNTNTVTPLLKRMEMQGIISRNRSENDERKVIVLLTDKGKDMRIEASSIPENLAAGMNNESMKMEDLVDLRDKLNILITFLLAKNKAIE
- a CDS encoding pyridoxal phosphate-dependent aminotransferase, translating into MDIVSNRLKKLSVSQTLAMSQKSKDLKAQGIDVIDLSVGEPDFNTPNHIKEAAKKAIDENYTFYSPVPGFMDLRVAVARKFKVENGLTYAPEQIVVSNGAKQSLTNAILSLVNPGDEVIVPAPYWVSYVELVKVADGIPVVIKASLANDFKITRAQLKAAITPKTKILILCSPSNPTGSIYSKAELREIAEEVALHPNLFIIADEIYEHINFVGKHESIGQFDFIFDRVITINGVSKGYAMTGWRIGFMAANKEIAQACIKLQGQTTSGASSIAQMAALAALTIPSDFTKTMNEAFKRRCDMVYGIMSGIEGIRVNKPHGAFYIFPDITSFFGCKYRGAEILTAADLTLYLLEVANVALVPGCAFGEPNCIRISYATSDELLKEAMERIERALKALK
- the pepT gene encoding peptidase T; the encoded protein is MKNEILERFLRYVSIDTQSDDTATVYPSTEKQRVLGRLLVEELKAFGLKDVNVDKFGYIMATLPSNVSHKVPVIGFLAHMDTSPDMSGANIKPQIIENYKGNDIVLNKESKLTMTTQEFPELKEYVGQTLITTDGTTLLGADDKAGIAEIMTAVDYLLKHPEIKHGDIRIGFTHDEEVGHGVDHFDVKRFAADFAYTMDGGEIGELEYENFNAASAKIAIQGRNIHPGYAKDKMINAMLVAMEINAMLPVNQRPEFTTGYDGFYHLVHMEGSVENATIQYIVRDHDRTKFESKKELITNILQLINLRYGATIATLEMKDQYFNMREMVEPHMHIVNTAIKAMEMAKIEPKVVPIRGGTDGARLSYMGLPCPNIFAGGHNFHGKFEYVPLESMVKATEVIVNIAKLYAEK
- a CDS encoding DUF7935 family protein — translated: MDPLYTLLLVAIPAIIVYLSSYLSFKKIIESEHNRHKQEILLNNQKLIVPIRLRAYERLILFLERVSPENLIVRIHRPEMKAKELEKALMDTIRAEFDHNLSQQLYVSAQAWEAVKSARANLLNIISTAMDEISPESPGIILSRKILVKLVEHEVNPVSPAIDYLKSEVNQLF
- a CDS encoding OPT family oligopeptide transporter; this translates as MDQIEKTKGLPENAQRELKPGETYEPIMSPNQKYLEATPYSVIMGVLMAILFSAAAAYLGLKVGQVFEAAIPIAIIAVGASNLSKKKNALGQNVIIQSIGASSGVIVAGAIFTLPALYILQAKYPELSVSFMQVFMSSLLGGILGILFLIPFRKYFVSDMHGKYPFPEATATTQVLVSGEKGGNQAKFLLVSGLIGGLYDFFVSTFGWWNENFTSRVIPYGEVIAEKAKVVFKVNIGAALLGLGYIIGLQYAAIITFGSLFVWFIIIPLMSLLFGGMVIDFTGSTTMMVGQMSPELIFTTYARHIGIGGIAMAGLIGIFRSRNIIKSAFGLAANELSGKTEVKKEVRRTERDLSMKFIAIGLFVALAIVFIFFQFGVVHNLLYAVVGLLVVAIIAFLFTTVAANAIAIVGTNPVSGMTLMTLILASLVMVATGLTGTAGMVAALVIGGVVCTALAMAGGFITDLKIGYWLGSTPSVQQKWKFLGTLVSAATVGGVIMVLNKTYGFVGENALVAPQANAMAAVIEPLMMGQSAPWILYGIGAGIALILAYFNVPALAFALGMFIPLQLNTPLLIGGALAWFVSTRSKNEKLNTARKEKGTLLASGFIAGGALMGVVAAVIKFKQSMTIDSEIEALGTGATSEAIHQIKESHNFINAAWADSNAAIWLGAFMLAVIGGYIVWSAMKAKPEEE
- a CDS encoding DUF6261 family protein, coding for MKKLKFSASPLQGLGNLDFSQFLKSQIDRIRDLGETELTDQQLKTLVAMLLGSTTTFDTVMLRMHKNAYTEELTALDQIRSNSIRAFMKALRGHDLSLDPAIIKEITYIDALLKPHDNLHSLSLDEETSIINNIIGHLEKPNYLAPVALLGLRSCIAQVKKDNQTIWLKYNECITADMERDITDSRELRGQICEEYDLLCDYVYVNARLGTKPEFAIVFTIIETLRKQYLLQAGRNAERKPVI